A section of the Papio anubis isolate 15944 chromosome 16, Panubis1.0, whole genome shotgun sequence genome encodes:
- the SLC4A11 gene encoding sodium bicarbonate transporter-like protein 11 isoform X7 produces MAAATRRVFHLQPCENSPSMSQNGYFEDSTGSLRYYKCDTCGTDDTFEAREEILGDEAFDTANSSIVSGESIRFFVNVNLKMQAANTENEATSGGCVLLHTSRKYLKLKNFKEEIRAHRDLDGFLAQASIVLNETATSLDNVLRSMLHRFAQDPDNTEPDCNLDLLMAMLFTDAGAPMQGKVHLLSDTIQGVTATVTGVRYQQSWLCIICTLKALQKRHVCISRLVRPQNWGENSCEVRFVILVLAPPKMKSTKTAMEVARTFATMFSDIAFRQKLLETRTEEEFKEALVHQRQLLTMVSHGPVALRMKEHSTVSFPAHRHPEPPKCKDFVPFGKGIREDIARRFPLYPLDFTDGIIGKNKAVGKYITTTLFLYFACLLPTIAFGSLNDENTDGAIDVQKTIAGQSIGGLLYALFSGQPLVILLTTAPLALYIQVIRVICDDYDLDFSSFYAWTGLWNSFFLTLYAFFNLSLVMSLFKRSTEEIIALFISITFVLDAVKGMVKIFWKYYYGHHLDDYQTKRTSSLVSLSGLGASLNASLHTALNASFRTSPTELPLATHSGQATAVLSLLIMLGTLWLGYTLYQFKKSPYLHPCVREILSDCALPIAVLAFSLISSHGFREIEMSKFRYNPSESPFAMAQIQSLSLRAISSAMGLGFLLSMLFFIEQNLVAALVNAPENRLVKGTAYHWDLLLLAIINTGLSLFGLPWIHAAYPHSPLHVRALALVEERVENGHIYDTIVNVKETRLTSLGASVLVGLSLLLLPVPLQWIPKPVLYGLFLYIALTSLDGNQLVQRVALLLKEQTTYPPTHYIRRVPQRKIHYFTGLQVLQLLLLCAFGMSSLPYMKMIFPLIMIAMIPIRYILLPRIIEAKYLDVMDAEHRP; encoded by the exons ATGGCCGCGGCCACTAGGCGCGTGTTCCATCTCCAGCCGTGCG AAAACTCTCCCAGCATGTCGCAGAATGGATACTTCGAGGATTCAA CTGGGTCTCTACGCTACTACAAGTGTGACACGTGTGGCACAGATGACACCTTCGAAGCCCGAGAGGAGATCCTGGGGGATGAGGCCTTCGACACTGCGAACTCCTCCATTGTGTCTGGCGAGAGCATCCGTTTTTTTGTCAATGTCAACCTCAAGATGCAGGCCGCCAACACTG AGAATGAAGCGACTTCCGGTGGCTGTGTGCTCCTACACACCTCCCGAAAG TACCTGAAGTTAAAGAACTTCAAGGAAGAGATCCGTGCGCACCGCGACCTAGATGGCTTCCTGGCACAGGCCAGCATCGTCCTGAACGAGACGGCCACCTCCCTGGATAACGTGCTGCGGTCCATGCTTCACCGCTTTGCCCAGGACCCTGACAACACTGAGCCAGACTGCAACCTAGACCTGCTTATGGCCATGCTCTTCACCGATGCCGGGGCACCCATGCAGGGTAAAG TCCACCTGCTGTCAGATACCATCCAAGGGGTCACCGCCACAGTGACAGGGGTGCGCTACCAGCAGTCGTGGCTCTGCATCAT CTGCACCCTGAAGGCCCTACAGAAGCGGCATGTGTGCATCAGCCGCCTGGTTCGCCCACAGAACTGGGGGGAGAATTCCTGTGAGGTTCGGTTCGTCATCCTGGTGCTGGCCCCACCCAAGATG AAAAGCACTAAGACTGCCATGGAGGTGGCGCGCACATTTGCCACCATGTTCTCGGATATCGCCTTCCGCCAGAAGCTCCTGGAGACCCGCACAGAGGAGGAATTCAAGGAGGCCTTGGTGCATCAGAGACAGCTGCTCACCATGGTGAGCCACGGTCCAGTGGCGCTGAGAATGAAGGAACACAGCACAGTCTCCTTCCCTGCCCACAGACACCCAGAG CCCCCAAAGTGCAAGGACTTTGTCCCTTTCGGGAAGGGCATCCGGGAGGACATCGCACGCAGGTTCCCCTTGTACCCCTTGGATTTCACTGACG GCATTATTGGGAAAAACAAGGCTGTGGGCAAATACATCACCACCACCCTGTTCCTCTACTTTGCCTGCCTCCTGCCCACCATCGCTTTCGGGTCCCTCAATGACGAGAACACAGACGGGGCCATTG ATGTGCAGAAGACCATAGCCGGGCAGAGCATCGGGGGCCTGCTCTACGCGCTCTTCTCCGGGCAGCCACTGGTGATTCTGCTGACCACCGCGCCCCTGGCGCTCTACATCCAGG TGATTCGTGTCATCTGTGATGATTATGACCTGGACTTCAGCTCCTTCTACGCGTGGACAGGCCTGTGGAATAGTTTCTTCCTCACACTTTATGCCTTTTTCAACCTCAGCCTGGTCATGAGTCTCTTCAAGAG GTCGACGGAGGAGATCATTGCTCTCTTCATTTCCATCACATTTGTGCTGGATGCTGTCAAGGGCATGGTTAAAA TCTTCTGGAAGTACTACTATGGGCATCACTTGGACGACTACCAGACAAAAAGGACTTCATCCCTGGTCAGCCTGTCAGGCCTCGGTGCCAGCCTCAACGCCAGCCTCCACACTGCCCTCAACGCCAGCTTCCGGACCAGCCCCACGGAGCTGCCCTTGGCCACGCACTCAGGCCAGGCGACCGCTGTGCTCAGCCTCCTCATCATGCTGGGCACACTCTGGCTGGGCTACACCCTCTACCAATTCAAGAAGAG CCCCTACCTGCACCCCTGCGTGCGCGAGATCCTGTCCGACTGCGCTCTGCCCATCGCGGTGCTCGCCTTCTCCCTCATCAGCTCCCACGGCTTCCGGGAAATTGAGA TGAGCAAGTTCCGCTACAACCCCAGCGAGAGCCCATTTGCGATGGCGCAGATCCAGTCGCTGTCCCTGAGGGCCATCAGCAGCGCCATGGGCCTCGGCTTCCTGCTGTCCATGCTCTTCTTCATCGAGCAGAACTTGGTGGCCGCCTTGGTGAACGCACCGGAGAACAG GCTGGTGAAGGGCACTGCCTACCACTGGGACCTCCTGCTCCTCGCCATCATCAACACGGGGCTGTCTCTGTTTGGGCTGCCCTGGATCCATGCCGCCTACCCCCACTCCCCACTGCATGTGCGAGCCCTGGCCTTAGTGGAGGAGCGTGTGGAGAACGGGCACATCTATGACAC GATTGTGAACGTGAAGGAGACGCGGCTGACCTCGCTGGGCGCCAGCGTCCTGGTGGGCCtgtccctgctgctgctgccggtCCCGCTTCAGTGGATCCCCAAGCCCGTGCTCTATGGCCTCTTCCTCTATATCGCGCTCACCTCTCTCGATGGCAATCAGCTTGTCCAGCGCGTGGCCCTGCTGCTCAAGGAGCAG ACTACATACCCCCCGACACACTACATCCGGAGGGTGCCCCAGAGGAAGATCCACTACTTCACAGGCCTGCAggtgctgcagctgctgctgctgtgcgCCTTCGGCATGAGCTCCCTGCCTTACATGAAGATGATCTTTCCTCTCATCATGATCGCCATGATCCCCATCCG CTATATCCTCCTGCCCCGAATCATTGAAGCCAAGTACTTGGATGTCATGGATGCTGAGCACAGGCCTTGA
- the SLC4A11 gene encoding sodium bicarbonate transporter-like protein 11 isoform X6 — protein sequence MAAATRRVFHLQPCENSPSMSQNGYFEDSTGSLRYYKCDTCGTDDTFEAREEILGDEAFDTANSSIVSGESIRFFVNVNLKMQAANTAENEATSGGCVLLHTSRKYLKLKNFKEEIRAHRDLDGFLAQASIVLNETATSLDNVLRSMLHRFAQDPDNTEPDCNLDLLMAMLFTDAGAPMQGKVHLLSDTIQGVTATVTGVRYQQSWLCIICTLKALQKRHVCISRLVRPQNWGENSCEVRFVILVLAPPKMKSTKTAMEVARTFATMFSDIAFRQKLLETRTEEEFKEALVHQRQLLTMVSHGPVALRMKEHSTVSFPAHRHPEPPKCKDFVPFGKGIREDIARRFPLYPLDFTDGIIGKNKAVGKYITTTLFLYFACLLPTIAFGSLNDENTDGAIDVQKTIAGQSIGGLLYALFSGQPLVILLTTAPLALYIQVIRVICDDYDLDFSSFYAWTGLWNSFFLTLYAFFNLSLVMSLFKRSTEEIIALFISITFVLDAVKGMVKIFWKYYYGHHLDDYQTKRTSSLVSLSGLGASLNASLHTALNASFRTSPTELPLATHSGQATAVLSLLIMLGTLWLGYTLYQFKKSPYLHPCVREILSDCALPIAVLAFSLISSHGFREIEMSKFRYNPSESPFAMAQIQSLSLRAISSAMGLGFLLSMLFFIEQNLVAALVNAPENRLVKGTAYHWDLLLLAIINTGLSLFGLPWIHAAYPHSPLHVRALALVEERVENGHIYDTIVNVKETRLTSLGASVLVGLSLLLLPVPLQWIPKPVLYGLFLYIALTSLDGNQLVQRVALLLKEQTTYPPTHYIRRVPQRKIHYFTGLQVLQLLLLCAFGMSSLPYMKMIFPLIMIAMIPIRYILLPRIIEAKYLDVMDAEHRP from the exons ATGGCCGCGGCCACTAGGCGCGTGTTCCATCTCCAGCCGTGCG AAAACTCTCCCAGCATGTCGCAGAATGGATACTTCGAGGATTCAA CTGGGTCTCTACGCTACTACAAGTGTGACACGTGTGGCACAGATGACACCTTCGAAGCCCGAGAGGAGATCCTGGGGGATGAGGCCTTCGACACTGCGAACTCCTCCATTGTGTCTGGCGAGAGCATCCGTTTTTTTGTCAATGTCAACCTCAAGATGCAGGCCGCCAACACTG CAGAGAATGAAGCGACTTCCGGTGGCTGTGTGCTCCTACACACCTCCCGAAAG TACCTGAAGTTAAAGAACTTCAAGGAAGAGATCCGTGCGCACCGCGACCTAGATGGCTTCCTGGCACAGGCCAGCATCGTCCTGAACGAGACGGCCACCTCCCTGGATAACGTGCTGCGGTCCATGCTTCACCGCTTTGCCCAGGACCCTGACAACACTGAGCCAGACTGCAACCTAGACCTGCTTATGGCCATGCTCTTCACCGATGCCGGGGCACCCATGCAGGGTAAAG TCCACCTGCTGTCAGATACCATCCAAGGGGTCACCGCCACAGTGACAGGGGTGCGCTACCAGCAGTCGTGGCTCTGCATCAT CTGCACCCTGAAGGCCCTACAGAAGCGGCATGTGTGCATCAGCCGCCTGGTTCGCCCACAGAACTGGGGGGAGAATTCCTGTGAGGTTCGGTTCGTCATCCTGGTGCTGGCCCCACCCAAGATG AAAAGCACTAAGACTGCCATGGAGGTGGCGCGCACATTTGCCACCATGTTCTCGGATATCGCCTTCCGCCAGAAGCTCCTGGAGACCCGCACAGAGGAGGAATTCAAGGAGGCCTTGGTGCATCAGAGACAGCTGCTCACCATGGTGAGCCACGGTCCAGTGGCGCTGAGAATGAAGGAACACAGCACAGTCTCCTTCCCTGCCCACAGACACCCAGAG CCCCCAAAGTGCAAGGACTTTGTCCCTTTCGGGAAGGGCATCCGGGAGGACATCGCACGCAGGTTCCCCTTGTACCCCTTGGATTTCACTGACG GCATTATTGGGAAAAACAAGGCTGTGGGCAAATACATCACCACCACCCTGTTCCTCTACTTTGCCTGCCTCCTGCCCACCATCGCTTTCGGGTCCCTCAATGACGAGAACACAGACGGGGCCATTG ATGTGCAGAAGACCATAGCCGGGCAGAGCATCGGGGGCCTGCTCTACGCGCTCTTCTCCGGGCAGCCACTGGTGATTCTGCTGACCACCGCGCCCCTGGCGCTCTACATCCAGG TGATTCGTGTCATCTGTGATGATTATGACCTGGACTTCAGCTCCTTCTACGCGTGGACAGGCCTGTGGAATAGTTTCTTCCTCACACTTTATGCCTTTTTCAACCTCAGCCTGGTCATGAGTCTCTTCAAGAG GTCGACGGAGGAGATCATTGCTCTCTTCATTTCCATCACATTTGTGCTGGATGCTGTCAAGGGCATGGTTAAAA TCTTCTGGAAGTACTACTATGGGCATCACTTGGACGACTACCAGACAAAAAGGACTTCATCCCTGGTCAGCCTGTCAGGCCTCGGTGCCAGCCTCAACGCCAGCCTCCACACTGCCCTCAACGCCAGCTTCCGGACCAGCCCCACGGAGCTGCCCTTGGCCACGCACTCAGGCCAGGCGACCGCTGTGCTCAGCCTCCTCATCATGCTGGGCACACTCTGGCTGGGCTACACCCTCTACCAATTCAAGAAGAG CCCCTACCTGCACCCCTGCGTGCGCGAGATCCTGTCCGACTGCGCTCTGCCCATCGCGGTGCTCGCCTTCTCCCTCATCAGCTCCCACGGCTTCCGGGAAATTGAGA TGAGCAAGTTCCGCTACAACCCCAGCGAGAGCCCATTTGCGATGGCGCAGATCCAGTCGCTGTCCCTGAGGGCCATCAGCAGCGCCATGGGCCTCGGCTTCCTGCTGTCCATGCTCTTCTTCATCGAGCAGAACTTGGTGGCCGCCTTGGTGAACGCACCGGAGAACAG GCTGGTGAAGGGCACTGCCTACCACTGGGACCTCCTGCTCCTCGCCATCATCAACACGGGGCTGTCTCTGTTTGGGCTGCCCTGGATCCATGCCGCCTACCCCCACTCCCCACTGCATGTGCGAGCCCTGGCCTTAGTGGAGGAGCGTGTGGAGAACGGGCACATCTATGACAC GATTGTGAACGTGAAGGAGACGCGGCTGACCTCGCTGGGCGCCAGCGTCCTGGTGGGCCtgtccctgctgctgctgccggtCCCGCTTCAGTGGATCCCCAAGCCCGTGCTCTATGGCCTCTTCCTCTATATCGCGCTCACCTCTCTCGATGGCAATCAGCTTGTCCAGCGCGTGGCCCTGCTGCTCAAGGAGCAG ACTACATACCCCCCGACACACTACATCCGGAGGGTGCCCCAGAGGAAGATCCACTACTTCACAGGCCTGCAggtgctgcagctgctgctgctgtgcgCCTTCGGCATGAGCTCCCTGCCTTACATGAAGATGATCTTTCCTCTCATCATGATCGCCATGATCCCCATCCG CTATATCCTCCTGCCCCGAATCATTGAAGCCAAGTACTTGGATGTCATGGATGCTGAGCACAGGCCTTGA
- the SLC4A11 gene encoding sodium bicarbonate transporter-like protein 11 isoform X2, giving the protein MGVYGRQDRSECERRDVQRDPLPWQRRREGERSAQALSLPPAAARQGFVRKAWISEHENSPSMSQNGYFEDSTGSLRYYKCDTCGTDDTFEAREEILGDEAFDTANSSIVSGESIRFFVNVNLKMQAANTENEATSGGCVLLHTSRKYLKLKNFKEEIRAHRDLDGFLAQASIVLNETATSLDNVLRSMLHRFAQDPDNTEPDCNLDLLMAMLFTDAGAPMQGKVHLLSDTIQGVTATVTGVRYQQSWLCIICTLKALQKRHVCISRLVRPQNWGENSCEVRFVILVLAPPKMKSTKTAMEVARTFATMFSDIAFRQKLLETRTEEEFKEALVHQRQLLTMVSHGPVALRMKEHSTVSFPAHRHPEPPKCKDFVPFGKGIREDIARRFPLYPLDFTDGIIGKNKAVGKYITTTLFLYFACLLPTIAFGSLNDENTDGAIDVQKTIAGQSIGGLLYALFSGQPLVILLTTAPLALYIQVIRVICDDYDLDFSSFYAWTGLWNSFFLTLYAFFNLSLVMSLFKRSTEEIIALFISITFVLDAVKGMVKIFWKYYYGHHLDDYQTKRTSSLVSLSGLGASLNASLHTALNASFRTSPTELPLATHSGQATAVLSLLIMLGTLWLGYTLYQFKKSPYLHPCVREILSDCALPIAVLAFSLISSHGFREIEMSKFRYNPSESPFAMAQIQSLSLRAISSAMGLGFLLSMLFFIEQNLVAALVNAPENRLVKGTAYHWDLLLLAIINTGLSLFGLPWIHAAYPHSPLHVRALALVEERVENGHIYDTIVNVKETRLTSLGASVLVGLSLLLLPVPLQWIPKPVLYGLFLYIALTSLDGNQLVQRVALLLKEQTTYPPTHYIRRVPQRKIHYFTGLQVLQLLLLCAFGMSSLPYMKMIFPLIMIAMIPIRYILLPRIIEAKYLDVMDAEHRP; this is encoded by the exons ATGGGCGTTTATGGCCGTCAGGACCGGTCTGAGTGTGAGAGGAGGGATGTGCAGAGAGATCCCCTGCCTTGGCAGcggaggagagagggggagaggagCGCTCAGGCCCTGTCTCTTCCTCCCGCTGCAGCGAGGCAGGGTTTTGTCAGGAAAGCCTGGATTAGcgaacatg AAAACTCTCCCAGCATGTCGCAGAATGGATACTTCGAGGATTCAA CTGGGTCTCTACGCTACTACAAGTGTGACACGTGTGGCACAGATGACACCTTCGAAGCCCGAGAGGAGATCCTGGGGGATGAGGCCTTCGACACTGCGAACTCCTCCATTGTGTCTGGCGAGAGCATCCGTTTTTTTGTCAATGTCAACCTCAAGATGCAGGCCGCCAACACTG AGAATGAAGCGACTTCCGGTGGCTGTGTGCTCCTACACACCTCCCGAAAG TACCTGAAGTTAAAGAACTTCAAGGAAGAGATCCGTGCGCACCGCGACCTAGATGGCTTCCTGGCACAGGCCAGCATCGTCCTGAACGAGACGGCCACCTCCCTGGATAACGTGCTGCGGTCCATGCTTCACCGCTTTGCCCAGGACCCTGACAACACTGAGCCAGACTGCAACCTAGACCTGCTTATGGCCATGCTCTTCACCGATGCCGGGGCACCCATGCAGGGTAAAG TCCACCTGCTGTCAGATACCATCCAAGGGGTCACCGCCACAGTGACAGGGGTGCGCTACCAGCAGTCGTGGCTCTGCATCAT CTGCACCCTGAAGGCCCTACAGAAGCGGCATGTGTGCATCAGCCGCCTGGTTCGCCCACAGAACTGGGGGGAGAATTCCTGTGAGGTTCGGTTCGTCATCCTGGTGCTGGCCCCACCCAAGATG AAAAGCACTAAGACTGCCATGGAGGTGGCGCGCACATTTGCCACCATGTTCTCGGATATCGCCTTCCGCCAGAAGCTCCTGGAGACCCGCACAGAGGAGGAATTCAAGGAGGCCTTGGTGCATCAGAGACAGCTGCTCACCATGGTGAGCCACGGTCCAGTGGCGCTGAGAATGAAGGAACACAGCACAGTCTCCTTCCCTGCCCACAGACACCCAGAG CCCCCAAAGTGCAAGGACTTTGTCCCTTTCGGGAAGGGCATCCGGGAGGACATCGCACGCAGGTTCCCCTTGTACCCCTTGGATTTCACTGACG GCATTATTGGGAAAAACAAGGCTGTGGGCAAATACATCACCACCACCCTGTTCCTCTACTTTGCCTGCCTCCTGCCCACCATCGCTTTCGGGTCCCTCAATGACGAGAACACAGACGGGGCCATTG ATGTGCAGAAGACCATAGCCGGGCAGAGCATCGGGGGCCTGCTCTACGCGCTCTTCTCCGGGCAGCCACTGGTGATTCTGCTGACCACCGCGCCCCTGGCGCTCTACATCCAGG TGATTCGTGTCATCTGTGATGATTATGACCTGGACTTCAGCTCCTTCTACGCGTGGACAGGCCTGTGGAATAGTTTCTTCCTCACACTTTATGCCTTTTTCAACCTCAGCCTGGTCATGAGTCTCTTCAAGAG GTCGACGGAGGAGATCATTGCTCTCTTCATTTCCATCACATTTGTGCTGGATGCTGTCAAGGGCATGGTTAAAA TCTTCTGGAAGTACTACTATGGGCATCACTTGGACGACTACCAGACAAAAAGGACTTCATCCCTGGTCAGCCTGTCAGGCCTCGGTGCCAGCCTCAACGCCAGCCTCCACACTGCCCTCAACGCCAGCTTCCGGACCAGCCCCACGGAGCTGCCCTTGGCCACGCACTCAGGCCAGGCGACCGCTGTGCTCAGCCTCCTCATCATGCTGGGCACACTCTGGCTGGGCTACACCCTCTACCAATTCAAGAAGAG CCCCTACCTGCACCCCTGCGTGCGCGAGATCCTGTCCGACTGCGCTCTGCCCATCGCGGTGCTCGCCTTCTCCCTCATCAGCTCCCACGGCTTCCGGGAAATTGAGA TGAGCAAGTTCCGCTACAACCCCAGCGAGAGCCCATTTGCGATGGCGCAGATCCAGTCGCTGTCCCTGAGGGCCATCAGCAGCGCCATGGGCCTCGGCTTCCTGCTGTCCATGCTCTTCTTCATCGAGCAGAACTTGGTGGCCGCCTTGGTGAACGCACCGGAGAACAG GCTGGTGAAGGGCACTGCCTACCACTGGGACCTCCTGCTCCTCGCCATCATCAACACGGGGCTGTCTCTGTTTGGGCTGCCCTGGATCCATGCCGCCTACCCCCACTCCCCACTGCATGTGCGAGCCCTGGCCTTAGTGGAGGAGCGTGTGGAGAACGGGCACATCTATGACAC GATTGTGAACGTGAAGGAGACGCGGCTGACCTCGCTGGGCGCCAGCGTCCTGGTGGGCCtgtccctgctgctgctgccggtCCCGCTTCAGTGGATCCCCAAGCCCGTGCTCTATGGCCTCTTCCTCTATATCGCGCTCACCTCTCTCGATGGCAATCAGCTTGTCCAGCGCGTGGCCCTGCTGCTCAAGGAGCAG ACTACATACCCCCCGACACACTACATCCGGAGGGTGCCCCAGAGGAAGATCCACTACTTCACAGGCCTGCAggtgctgcagctgctgctgctgtgcgCCTTCGGCATGAGCTCCCTGCCTTACATGAAGATGATCTTTCCTCTCATCATGATCGCCATGATCCCCATCCG CTATATCCTCCTGCCCCGAATCATTGAAGCCAAGTACTTGGATGTCATGGATGCTGAGCACAGGCCTTGA
- the SLC4A11 gene encoding sodium bicarbonate transporter-like protein 11 isoform X3, whose product MGVYGRQDRSECERRDVQRDPLPWQRRREGERSAQALSLPPAAARQGFVRKAWISEHENSPSMSQNGYFEDSNDTFEAREEILGDEAFDTANSSIVSGESIRFFVNVNLKMQAANTAENEATSGGCVLLHTSRKYLKLKNFKEEIRAHRDLDGFLAQASIVLNETATSLDNVLRSMLHRFAQDPDNTEPDCNLDLLMAMLFTDAGAPMQGKVHLLSDTIQGVTATVTGVRYQQSWLCIICTLKALQKRHVCISRLVRPQNWGENSCEVRFVILVLAPPKMKSTKTAMEVARTFATMFSDIAFRQKLLETRTEEEFKEALVHQRQLLTMVSHGPVALRMKEHSTVSFPAHRHPEPPKCKDFVPFGKGIREDIARRFPLYPLDFTDGIIGKNKAVGKYITTTLFLYFACLLPTIAFGSLNDENTDGAIDVQKTIAGQSIGGLLYALFSGQPLVILLTTAPLALYIQVIRVICDDYDLDFSSFYAWTGLWNSFFLTLYAFFNLSLVMSLFKRSTEEIIALFISITFVLDAVKGMVKIFWKYYYGHHLDDYQTKRTSSLVSLSGLGASLNASLHTALNASFRTSPTELPLATHSGQATAVLSLLIMLGTLWLGYTLYQFKKSPYLHPCVREILSDCALPIAVLAFSLISSHGFREIEMSKFRYNPSESPFAMAQIQSLSLRAISSAMGLGFLLSMLFFIEQNLVAALVNAPENRLVKGTAYHWDLLLLAIINTGLSLFGLPWIHAAYPHSPLHVRALALVEERVENGHIYDTIVNVKETRLTSLGASVLVGLSLLLLPVPLQWIPKPVLYGLFLYIALTSLDGNQLVQRVALLLKEQTTYPPTHYIRRVPQRKIHYFTGLQVLQLLLLCAFGMSSLPYMKMIFPLIMIAMIPIRYILLPRIIEAKYLDVMDAEHRP is encoded by the exons ATGGGCGTTTATGGCCGTCAGGACCGGTCTGAGTGTGAGAGGAGGGATGTGCAGAGAGATCCCCTGCCTTGGCAGcggaggagagagggggagaggagCGCTCAGGCCCTGTCTCTTCCTCCCGCTGCAGCGAGGCAGGGTTTTGTCAGGAAAGCCTGGATTAGcgaacatg AAAACTCTCCCAGCATGTCGCAGAATGGATACTTCGAGGATTCAA ATGACACCTTCGAAGCCCGAGAGGAGATCCTGGGGGATGAGGCCTTCGACACTGCGAACTCCTCCATTGTGTCTGGCGAGAGCATCCGTTTTTTTGTCAATGTCAACCTCAAGATGCAGGCCGCCAACACTG CAGAGAATGAAGCGACTTCCGGTGGCTGTGTGCTCCTACACACCTCCCGAAAG TACCTGAAGTTAAAGAACTTCAAGGAAGAGATCCGTGCGCACCGCGACCTAGATGGCTTCCTGGCACAGGCCAGCATCGTCCTGAACGAGACGGCCACCTCCCTGGATAACGTGCTGCGGTCCATGCTTCACCGCTTTGCCCAGGACCCTGACAACACTGAGCCAGACTGCAACCTAGACCTGCTTATGGCCATGCTCTTCACCGATGCCGGGGCACCCATGCAGGGTAAAG TCCACCTGCTGTCAGATACCATCCAAGGGGTCACCGCCACAGTGACAGGGGTGCGCTACCAGCAGTCGTGGCTCTGCATCAT CTGCACCCTGAAGGCCCTACAGAAGCGGCATGTGTGCATCAGCCGCCTGGTTCGCCCACAGAACTGGGGGGAGAATTCCTGTGAGGTTCGGTTCGTCATCCTGGTGCTGGCCCCACCCAAGATG AAAAGCACTAAGACTGCCATGGAGGTGGCGCGCACATTTGCCACCATGTTCTCGGATATCGCCTTCCGCCAGAAGCTCCTGGAGACCCGCACAGAGGAGGAATTCAAGGAGGCCTTGGTGCATCAGAGACAGCTGCTCACCATGGTGAGCCACGGTCCAGTGGCGCTGAGAATGAAGGAACACAGCACAGTCTCCTTCCCTGCCCACAGACACCCAGAG CCCCCAAAGTGCAAGGACTTTGTCCCTTTCGGGAAGGGCATCCGGGAGGACATCGCACGCAGGTTCCCCTTGTACCCCTTGGATTTCACTGACG GCATTATTGGGAAAAACAAGGCTGTGGGCAAATACATCACCACCACCCTGTTCCTCTACTTTGCCTGCCTCCTGCCCACCATCGCTTTCGGGTCCCTCAATGACGAGAACACAGACGGGGCCATTG ATGTGCAGAAGACCATAGCCGGGCAGAGCATCGGGGGCCTGCTCTACGCGCTCTTCTCCGGGCAGCCACTGGTGATTCTGCTGACCACCGCGCCCCTGGCGCTCTACATCCAGG TGATTCGTGTCATCTGTGATGATTATGACCTGGACTTCAGCTCCTTCTACGCGTGGACAGGCCTGTGGAATAGTTTCTTCCTCACACTTTATGCCTTTTTCAACCTCAGCCTGGTCATGAGTCTCTTCAAGAG GTCGACGGAGGAGATCATTGCTCTCTTCATTTCCATCACATTTGTGCTGGATGCTGTCAAGGGCATGGTTAAAA TCTTCTGGAAGTACTACTATGGGCATCACTTGGACGACTACCAGACAAAAAGGACTTCATCCCTGGTCAGCCTGTCAGGCCTCGGTGCCAGCCTCAACGCCAGCCTCCACACTGCCCTCAACGCCAGCTTCCGGACCAGCCCCACGGAGCTGCCCTTGGCCACGCACTCAGGCCAGGCGACCGCTGTGCTCAGCCTCCTCATCATGCTGGGCACACTCTGGCTGGGCTACACCCTCTACCAATTCAAGAAGAG CCCCTACCTGCACCCCTGCGTGCGCGAGATCCTGTCCGACTGCGCTCTGCCCATCGCGGTGCTCGCCTTCTCCCTCATCAGCTCCCACGGCTTCCGGGAAATTGAGA TGAGCAAGTTCCGCTACAACCCCAGCGAGAGCCCATTTGCGATGGCGCAGATCCAGTCGCTGTCCCTGAGGGCCATCAGCAGCGCCATGGGCCTCGGCTTCCTGCTGTCCATGCTCTTCTTCATCGAGCAGAACTTGGTGGCCGCCTTGGTGAACGCACCGGAGAACAG GCTGGTGAAGGGCACTGCCTACCACTGGGACCTCCTGCTCCTCGCCATCATCAACACGGGGCTGTCTCTGTTTGGGCTGCCCTGGATCCATGCCGCCTACCCCCACTCCCCACTGCATGTGCGAGCCCTGGCCTTAGTGGAGGAGCGTGTGGAGAACGGGCACATCTATGACAC GATTGTGAACGTGAAGGAGACGCGGCTGACCTCGCTGGGCGCCAGCGTCCTGGTGGGCCtgtccctgctgctgctgccggtCCCGCTTCAGTGGATCCCCAAGCCCGTGCTCTATGGCCTCTTCCTCTATATCGCGCTCACCTCTCTCGATGGCAATCAGCTTGTCCAGCGCGTGGCCCTGCTGCTCAAGGAGCAG ACTACATACCCCCCGACACACTACATCCGGAGGGTGCCCCAGAGGAAGATCCACTACTTCACAGGCCTGCAggtgctgcagctgctgctgctgtgcgCCTTCGGCATGAGCTCCCTGCCTTACATGAAGATGATCTTTCCTCTCATCATGATCGCCATGATCCCCATCCG CTATATCCTCCTGCCCCGAATCATTGAAGCCAAGTACTTGGATGTCATGGATGCTGAGCACAGGCCTTGA